GGTTTTACGCTGATTGAAATGATCGTTGTGATTGTAATTCTGGGTATTTTGGCAGTTACAGCTGCGCCTCGATTCCTAAATTTCCAAGATGATGCACGTGACGCTGCGCTAGAAGGTCTGCGTGGTGCTATTAACAGTGCTGGTAGTATGGTGCAAGGTAAATACCTGATTAATGGTAAAGATGGTGATAATAAAGTAGATGGCGTTTTAGTTGCTTCAAATGGCTACCCAGCGGCAACAAGCGCAGGTATTTCGAAGGCGATTGTAGGTGTTGCTGCTGATGCAAATGACACAACAAGTGACTGGAAAGTACATGCAACTGACACAAACGTGATTGAATACACCTTCAATAACTCTCAAGGCGGTAGTCGTTGCGTTGTCTATACAAACGCTTCTGCAAATGCAACAGACATCCCTACAACTGAAGTGAAAGCCTGTAGTTAATTAATTATGTCTAAAGGCTTCACCCTAATCGAGTTAATCACCGTTTTGGTGATCCTCGGCATTATTAGTGTGTTTGCCGCACCGCGTCTGTCGGGGTCTGAAGCTTTTTCAGTAACCAGTGCGCGGGATACGGGCTTGTCTGTTGCCAGACAAGTTCAGCTCAGGGCAATGCAGCAGGAGACGCCGTCTTCTGCCTGCAATGCCCTGTATGTTGCTGCCTCCCGAATGGGGGGCAGTAGCAACTCAGCCTGTGGTTTTGGTGAAAACCGTAGTGATATGGTGGATTTGTCCGACTCACAGGTTCGCATTTCACCCGCTCAAACGATTTATTTTGATTTGTTAGGACGCCCGGTAAATTCAGTAGGCGGCCGCCTTTGCACTTCTGGGCGTTGCGAGTTCTCCTTCTCCCAAGGCAGTGCAGAAGCCAAAATTTGCTTAAACAGCGAGGGCTATTTCTATGCCTGTAGCTGAAAAATCTTATCGAATTTCAAACCGTCAGCGTGGCTACACGCTGGTGGAATTAGTGATTGGCATCGTCGTGTTTGGCGTTGCCATGGTGCTGCTTAGTACCACCCTTTTCCCTATGTTCGCCAAATCTGCCAATCCGCATTACGAAGCCCGCGCAGCGGCCTTAGGACAAGCAGTGATGAATGAGATCCTGGCACGTCAGTTTGATAAAGAATCCGACCCTAACGGCAGCCGCTGGCGTTGTGATGAAGATGCTGATGCGGTTTTAGCGCAGGGTATTGTTGCCCCGAATCCTATTCAAACCTGTTCTTCTCCACTTTCAGCAGGGACGGGTTTTGTCGCTGTTGAAGACTATATCGGGTGCTGGGGAGGAAGCTCTGCCTGCACTCGCACCCACAGAGGCGATTTGAGTGCTTTGGTCGGAGGCTCCACGTCGGATTACAAAGGTTTCACTGTCGATATCAATGTCGAGTACGACAGCAGTACTTTTGCTGATAGCACCAACAACGCCAGACTCTATAAACGCATCGACCTGTACGTTGATACCGGCAGTTTTGGTCGATACGACTTCACGGCCTATCGGAGTAACTTCTGATGGCTTTGTTCACCCGCAAACCTCGCGGATTTACGCTGGTCGAGCTAATTGTCACCCTAACGATTCTGGCCATTGTTTCGGTCGGTATCTTTGGCTTTATCGAATCCAGCGCATCGGGCTATGTGGAATCACGAAACCGTGAAGCCCTGCAATCCGAAGCCCGTTTTGCGGTTGAGCGGGTAGGTAGAGAGCTGCGACATGCAGTGCCAAACAGTTTGCATATACACAGCGGCGGCCAGTGTTTAATGTTTATGCCGATTCGCTATTCCGGCACTTATCATCAATTGGTGGAGGGAGAAAATACGCTAAGCGTTGCGCTGTCTACCCAAGAGACTGATTGGCAATCTAAAGTG
The nucleotide sequence above comes from Grimontia kaedaensis. Encoded proteins:
- a CDS encoding type II secretion system protein, with the protein product MSKGFTLIELITVLVILGIISVFAAPRLSGSEAFSVTSARDTGLSVARQVQLRAMQQETPSSACNALYVAASRMGGSSNSACGFGENRSDMVDLSDSQVRISPAQTIYFDLLGRPVNSVGGRLCTSGRCEFSFSQGSAEAKICLNSEGYFYACS
- a CDS encoding type II secretion system protein, producing the protein MKRQGGFTLIEMIVVIVILGILAVTAAPRFLNFQDDARDAALEGLRGAINSAGSMVQGKYLINGKDGDNKVDGVLVASNGYPAATSAGISKAIVGVAADANDTTSDWKVHATDTNVIEYTFNNSQGGSRCVVYTNASANATDIPTTEVKACS
- a CDS encoding type IV pilus modification PilV family protein, which encodes MPVAEKSYRISNRQRGYTLVELVIGIVVFGVAMVLLSTTLFPMFAKSANPHYEARAAALGQAVMNEILARQFDKESDPNGSRWRCDEDADAVLAQGIVAPNPIQTCSSPLSAGTGFVAVEDYIGCWGGSSACTRTHRGDLSALVGGSTSDYKGFTVDINVEYDSSTFADSTNNARLYKRIDLYVDTGSFGRYDFTAYRSNF